Proteins found in one Candidatus Bathyarchaeota archaeon genomic segment:
- a CDS encoding electron transfer flavoprotein subunit alpha/FixB family protein, with the protein MSEHIGVWVFSENYNLMLELLAGGSMLATNRKTELAVVLLGSGVESKADELIKHGADKVFVVDSSRLKDFQIETYLSALTNLVTGNKPEILLIGSTKNGKELASRLAARLETGCTPDCSQLAINEEGQLVTKRIVYSGNAVVTATYRKKPQIATVPPRTFEKLEPKERSGEIVKAEVEVEESKIEVVGVNRMEVADVKIEDARIVVCGGRGIEKKEDFKPLEELAKLLGGQVGNTRPLAEDRKWFTGWVGLSGKKIKPTLYVGCGISGMIQHVAGMRDSQVVVAVNRDPEAAIFEVADYVIVGDLYEIVPAIVKELKKTLG; encoded by the coding sequence ATGAGTGAACATATAGGTGTTTGGGTTTTTTCTGAGAATTATAATTTGATGCTGGAACTGTTAGCTGGCGGAAGCATGCTCGCAACTAACCGCAAGACAGAACTTGCAGTCGTGTTACTTGGAAGCGGGGTAGAGAGCAAAGCAGATGAGCTTATCAAACATGGCGCTGACAAAGTTTTCGTAGTTGACAGCTCCCGCCTGAAAGACTTCCAAATAGAAACTTATTTGAGCGCTCTAACAAACCTCGTTACAGGCAACAAACCCGAAATTCTTCTCATAGGATCTACAAAGAACGGAAAGGAACTAGCTTCCCGACTAGCCGCAAGACTTGAAACAGGATGCACCCCAGATTGTAGTCAACTTGCCATTAACGAAGAAGGACAGCTGGTGACTAAAAGAATCGTATACAGCGGTAACGCCGTCGTCACAGCTACCTATCGTAAAAAACCGCAAATAGCCACAGTGCCGCCTAGGACGTTCGAAAAGCTTGAGCCGAAAGAAAGGAGCGGCGAGATAGTGAAAGCTGAGGTTGAAGTTGAAGAGTCGAAAATAGAAGTTGTGGGAGTCAACAGGATGGAAGTGGCTGACGTAAAAATCGAAGATGCACGAATAGTTGTCTGCGGCGGAAGAGGAATTGAAAAGAAAGAAGACTTTAAGCCGCTTGAAGAACTTGCTAAACTTCTCGGCGGCCAAGTTGGCAACACGAGGCCATTAGCTGAAGACCGAAAATGGTTCACGGGGTGGGTTGGCTTGTCTGGAAAGAAGATCAAGCCGACGCTTTACGTAGGCTGCGGCATCAGCGGCATGATCCAGCATGTGGCAGGGATGCGTGATTCGCAAGTGGTTGTGGCTGTAAATAGGGATCCTGAAGCGGCTATCTTTGAAGTTGCTGATTATGTGATTGTTGGGGACTTGTACGAGATAGTGCCAGCAATCGTGAAAGAATTGAAGAAGACACTAGGTTAG
- a CDS encoding DUF362 domain-containing protein: MTAKNASKVDCKPLRSNIYAEGRKSLVSLIRTEDREEGVKKALRLIGEMTPLIRNLDENYVLVKPNCNSHDPFPASTHPHTLRVILTLLIKAGLKQEQIIVGDMSGPAWLPTEATMKKNGILNAAKEFGVKVSFFEKEEWVWVKPEKALSWPIGFRIAKTAYDASRIISLPCLKTHQFGGVFTLSLKNSVGMINPADRSILHKKPGFRIAEINLAYTSDLMVLDGLSCFVSGGPAHGKKVVSGVVIAGSDRVAVDTVGVAILKFFKAEGIKGIRVKSHDQLKKAAELGIGHLNADMISLKALNMTDDERFDDMVKFIKRQL, from the coding sequence TTGACAGCAAAAAATGCCTCAAAAGTTGACTGTAAACCGTTAAGGTCCAACATCTATGCTGAAGGTCGTAAAAGCTTGGTCTCTCTTATACGAACTGAAGACAGGGAAGAAGGAGTAAAAAAGGCATTACGTCTGATTGGCGAAATGACGCCATTGATAAGAAACCTCGATGAAAATTACGTCTTAGTCAAGCCCAATTGCAATAGTCACGATCCTTTCCCTGCGAGCACACACCCACATACTCTAAGAGTGATCCTGACGCTGCTGATAAAGGCTGGACTAAAGCAGGAACAAATCATAGTAGGCGACATGTCTGGCCCAGCATGGCTTCCAACAGAAGCAACTATGAAGAAGAATGGTATACTGAATGCCGCCAAAGAGTTCGGTGTAAAAGTATCTTTCTTCGAGAAAGAAGAATGGGTGTGGGTCAAACCAGAAAAAGCTCTCTCATGGCCCATAGGATTTCGAATTGCGAAGACAGCCTATGATGCTTCACGGATTATATCACTCCCATGCCTAAAAACACATCAGTTTGGCGGAGTATTCACCTTGAGCCTCAAGAATAGCGTGGGGATGATTAACCCAGCAGACAGAAGCATTCTTCACAAGAAGCCTGGCTTTCGTATAGCGGAGATAAACCTTGCATATACCTCGGATCTTATGGTTCTAGACGGACTGTCGTGCTTTGTCTCCGGTGGTCCAGCTCACGGAAAGAAGGTGGTCTCAGGCGTAGTAATCGCTGGAAGCGACAGAGTAGCGGTTGATACGGTAGGGGTGGCAATTCTTAAATTCTTCAAGGCAGAAGGCATCAAAGGCATTAGAGTAAAAAGTCATGATCAACTTAAAAAGGCTGCAGAACTCGGCATAGGACATCTGAACGCAGACATGATATCTCTGAAAGCATTAAACATGACAGATGACGAAAGATTCGATGATATGGTTAAATTCATTAAACGTCAGCTGTGA
- a CDS encoding electron transfer flavoprotein subunit beta/FixA family protein → MPRIIVCLKQAIDVNQLKADPSTRRLVTAGVSRKISDFDKNALEEAVRLKEKLGGEIVTVTASGEDAKTSIREALAIGADKGYFINDEALLDSDTLATSFVLAEAVRKIGQFDLILCGEASIDGFSAQVGPRIAELLNIPVITYARKISLEGNVVTVERTLEDRYETVKTKTPAIVTVTKEINEPRIPSLMAIMKASKKEIVTWKLADINVPLKKVGETGSGVRIMDVLAPKVERKRIVIEGENPAEIAEKLVKALIQEGMVGR, encoded by the coding sequence TTGCCAAGAATAATAGTTTGCCTCAAACAAGCTATAGACGTTAACCAACTGAAGGCAGATCCTTCCACAAGACGACTAGTCACAGCTGGCGTGTCGCGGAAAATTAGTGATTTTGACAAAAACGCGTTGGAAGAAGCTGTTCGTCTCAAAGAAAAACTTGGCGGCGAGATTGTAACGGTTACAGCAAGCGGGGAAGACGCCAAAACATCGATTCGTGAGGCTTTGGCGATAGGCGCTGACAAAGGATACTTCATTAACGATGAGGCTTTGCTGGATTCTGACACGTTAGCAACCTCATTTGTGTTAGCTGAGGCGGTGAGGAAAATTGGTCAGTTTGATCTTATTCTCTGCGGCGAAGCATCTATTGACGGTTTTTCGGCACAAGTTGGTCCACGTATTGCTGAGCTGCTGAACATCCCTGTCATCACGTATGCTCGGAAAATCAGTCTAGAAGGCAACGTTGTGACTGTGGAGAGAACCCTTGAAGATCGCTACGAGACAGTGAAAACTAAGACGCCTGCAATAGTAACAGTAACCAAGGAGATTAACGAACCGCGAATTCCTTCGCTTATGGCGATAATGAAAGCTTCTAAGAAAGAAATAGTGACTTGGAAGCTAGCAGACATCAATGTCCCATTGAAAAAAGTTGGAGAAACGGGTTCCGGTGTCAGGATTATGGATGTTTTGGCGCCTAAGGTGGAACGAAAAAGGATTGTGATTGAAGGAGAGAATCCAGCTGAGATTGCAGAGAAACTGGTGAAAGCGCTTATTCAGGAGGGTATGGTAGGGAGGTAA
- a CDS encoding acyl-CoA/acyl-ACP dehydrogenase — MVDFSFTEEQKLFRNALREWCKKNLPLEKVREMDTKGEIPQSLVKDMANLGLLIMTAPEDHGGTGADWVMACIAAEELGYADLSIAVPVLWLVESSWGYVVDKYCTEQVREDVIRKAIKGDAFIGIASTEASGGSDVAGFKSTAKKEGEKWILNGEKTYISGTEEAKKWGGGFFVNARTSPAPPGAAHRGMTGFYLPMDVPGVEINKRFEDMGRMAISTGGFVMKNVQLPERHLIGEVDKGFYLTMEGFDAARVLIGAVCLGAARRALDLGMEYIKERRAFGRPIGKFEGIQFELADDWAELEALRSLVYRTAWMMDKRYKEKRFTPLEVAQMISACKLKAPHFAFDVCKHVMLWFGAYGYTKECPIEMGLRGIMSYCVGAEGATNIQRVVIARELLGKEYIAYK; from the coding sequence ATGGTAGATTTTAGCTTTACAGAAGAGCAAAAACTTTTCCGCAACGCACTGCGGGAATGGTGCAAAAAAAATCTTCCCTTAGAGAAAGTTCGCGAAATGGACACTAAAGGCGAGATTCCACAATCGCTAGTAAAGGATATGGCTAACCTTGGCTTGCTGATTATGACTGCCCCCGAAGACCATGGCGGAACTGGTGCCGACTGGGTTATGGCTTGCATTGCAGCCGAAGAGTTAGGCTATGCAGACCTCAGCATCGCCGTTCCCGTGCTTTGGCTTGTAGAATCGTCTTGGGGATATGTTGTCGACAAATACTGCACGGAACAAGTCAGAGAAGACGTCATACGAAAAGCTATCAAAGGCGACGCTTTCATCGGCATAGCCTCCACAGAAGCAAGCGGCGGATCAGACGTTGCAGGTTTCAAATCCACAGCTAAGAAAGAAGGAGAAAAGTGGATTCTTAACGGCGAAAAAACGTACATAAGCGGCACCGAAGAAGCTAAGAAGTGGGGTGGAGGCTTTTTCGTCAACGCGAGAACATCGCCTGCACCGCCAGGAGCAGCCCACCGCGGCATGACTGGATTCTACTTACCCATGGATGTGCCTGGAGTTGAAATTAACAAACGCTTTGAAGACATGGGAAGGATGGCTATTTCAACAGGCGGCTTCGTGATGAAAAACGTGCAGTTGCCAGAGCGTCACCTTATTGGCGAGGTAGATAAGGGCTTTTACTTAACCATGGAAGGATTCGACGCTGCCCGCGTTCTAATAGGTGCTGTATGTTTGGGCGCTGCAAGACGCGCTTTAGATTTGGGAATGGAGTACATTAAGGAACGGAGGGCCTTTGGGCGACCTATTGGCAAGTTTGAAGGGATTCAATTCGAGTTGGCAGATGACTGGGCAGAGCTAGAAGCCTTGCGGTCACTTGTTTACAGGACTGCTTGGATGATGGACAAGCGATACAAAGAAAAACGATTCACGCCTCTTGAGGTTGCGCAGATGATTTCAGCCTGCAAACTAAAGGCTCCACACTTCGCTTTTGATGTTTGCAAACACGTCATGCTATGGTTCGGTGCATACGGCTACACAAAAGAGTGCCCCATAGAAATGGGGTTAAGAGGCATAATGTCCTACTGTGTCGGCGCCGAAGGAGCAACAAACATCCAACGAGTAGTCATAGCAAGAGAGTTGCTAGGGAAAGAATACATAGCGTACAAGTAA
- a CDS encoding CoB--CoM heterodisulfide reductase iron-sulfur subunit B family protein, producing MKVAVYWGCKIPTAQYAYEMSVRQVFPHFDIELVDLKGASCCGGPVRSINTSAAMYLSARNLALSSQTGLDDLLVPCNECHFMLSEAKYRIDNDEEMCKKVEDLLGEEGFKYSSGVRIWHVVDLLHDVVKVDTVKAKVKKPFKGLKFAVHPGCQIIRPSEIGRVDHAEKPRKLDALVEALEAETLDYSEKLDCCGAALLYSHEDAALSLAGSKLKAVQAYGVDGFVDTCPYCHIMYDARQKEATATVGGKLSLSVFYYTQLLGLALGIEQEKLGLHLNQSFDSEKLSLNDP from the coding sequence GTGAAGGTTGCAGTCTATTGGGGATGCAAAATTCCGACGGCGCAGTACGCTTATGAGATGTCAGTTAGGCAGGTTTTTCCACATTTCGACATCGAGCTTGTCGACTTGAAAGGCGCGTCTTGTTGCGGCGGGCCTGTGAGAAGCATCAACACTTCCGCTGCTATGTATCTTTCTGCAAGAAACTTGGCTCTTTCAAGTCAAACGGGCTTGGATGATTTGCTGGTGCCGTGTAACGAATGCCACTTCATGCTGAGCGAAGCGAAATACCGGATCGATAATGACGAAGAGATGTGCAAGAAAGTGGAGGATCTGCTTGGAGAAGAGGGTTTCAAATATTCTTCTGGGGTTAGAATTTGGCACGTTGTTGACTTGCTCCACGACGTGGTTAAGGTTGATACGGTTAAGGCTAAGGTGAAGAAACCGTTTAAGGGTTTGAAGTTTGCGGTGCATCCTGGCTGTCAGATAATTAGACCGAGTGAAATTGGACGAGTTGACCACGCTGAGAAGCCGAGAAAGCTTGATGCTTTGGTTGAAGCGCTAGAGGCTGAGACTTTGGATTATTCGGAGAAGTTGGACTGTTGTGGGGCGGCTTTGCTGTATTCACATGAGGATGCAGCTTTGAGTCTTGCGGGTTCTAAGCTGAAGGCGGTTCAGGCTTATGGTGTGGATGGATTTGTGGACACTTGTCCCTACTGTCACATAATGTACGATGCTAGGCAGAAGGAGGCTACGGCTACGGTGGGTGGTAAGCTTTCGCTTTCAGTGTTTTACTATACACAGCTTTTGGGACTTGCACTTGGAATTGAGCAGGAAAAACTTGGGCTACATCTAAACCAAAGTTTCGACTCAGAAAAGCTAAGTTTAAATGACCCGTAA